The Daucus carota subsp. sativus chromosome 2, DH1 v3.0, whole genome shotgun sequence genome includes a window with the following:
- the LOC108208356 gene encoding uncharacterized protein LOC108208356 has protein sequence MEQFRQIGEVVGSLKALMVFREEIQINQRQCCLLLDMFTCAYETIAEEMKQHLKYEEKNTKWKVLEQPLKELHRVFKEGEVYIKQCLDTRDWWAKTVTLYQNKDCVEFHVHNLLCCIPVVIEAIEVAGDMSGCDQDEKQKKRVLYSMKYHTQNKDPKIFQWKFGKQNLVSQDFISRLETVWEEDRWILLRKIQEKGNLSSENSTKRIQRLKELLFKNLNDGGERLEGKLLPCSILVGSKDYQVRRRIGGGSQYKEIQWLGESFCLRHFFGDIEPVIPEISQELCLSHPHIMHTFCGFTDEEKKECFLVMELMTRDLSSYMKEISGAKKRVPFSLPAAVDLMLQIARGMEYLHSKQIYHGNLNPSNILVKARNPPLDGYLHAKVSGFGLSSSFSLAQKSSAAQNESNPSIWYAPEVLEEQDQADDIKSKYTEKADVYSFGMICFQLLTGKVPFEDGHLQGDKVSHNIRTGERPLFPFQSPKYVMSLTKRCWHSDPTQRPSFSSICRILRYIKRFLLMNPDHSQPEAPMPVVDYTEIDAKLRQTYAYWESSDLLPISDLPFQIFSYRIVEKEKSVSSQRETSESGSDVTSTAGDDNLILDESFSPVIERRTVISPDSLAPRPKRISSLKKIPDLKQSKSPGTPKSRSVRPPKTTSAGRALRMNSERVMSPRPRRSSGHVSDSELC, from the exons ATGGAGCAATTTAGGCAGATAGGAGAGGTGGTTGGAAGTTTAAAAGCATTGATGGTCTTCCGCGAGGAAATCCAAATTAATCAGAGGCAATGCTGTTTGTTACTTGATATGTTTACCTGTGCCTACGAAACCATTGCAGAAGAGATGAAACAACACCTGAAATATGAAGAGAAAAATACGAAAtggaaggttcttgaacaaCCATTAAAAGAGCTTCACAGGGTGTTCAAAGAAGGAGAAGTGTATATTAAACAATGTTTGGATACTAGGGATTGGTGGGCGAAGACAGTTACCCTTTATCAGAACAAGGATTGTGTAGAGTTTCACGTACACAACTTGCTATGTTGCATTCCAGTTGTCATTGAAGCCATTGAGGTTGCTGGAGATATGTCTGGTTGTGACCAAGATGAGAAGCAAAAGAAGAGAGTTTTATACTCGATGAAGTATCACACACAAAATAAAGATCCCAAGATTTTTCAGTGGAAATTTGGGAAACAAAATCTGGTTTCGCAGGATTTTATTAGTAGGCTAGAGACAGTTTGGGAGGAAGATAGATGGATTCTCCTTAGGAAAATCCAGGAGAAAGGGAATTTGAGTTCAGAGAATTCGACAAAGCGAATACAAAGACTTAAAGAACTCCTTTTCAAGAATTTAAATGATGGGGGTGAAAGATTGGAGGGTAAGCTCTTGCCATGCTCTATATTGGTTGGTTCAAAGGATTATCAGGTGAGGAGGCGAATAGGCGGTGGAAGCCAATACAAGGAGATCCAGTGGTTGGGAGAAAGCTTTTGTCTAAGACACTTTTTTGGAGACATCGAGCCAGTGATTCCTGAGATATCTCAAGAATTATGTCTTTCACACCCTCATATAATGCACACGTTTTGTGGGTTCACTGATGAGGAAAAAAAGGAGTGTTTTCTGGTTATGGAACTCATGACCCGTGATCTCTCTAGCTACATGAAAGAAATTAGTGGTGCAAAAAAGCGAGTTCCATTCTCTCTTCCAGCTGCAGTTGATCTTATGCTTCAGATTGCAAGAGGAATGGAGTATCTACATTCAAAGCAAATTTACCATGGAAATCTTAATCCTTCAAACATCCTTGTGAAAGCAAGGAATCCCCCACTGGATGGTTACTTGCACGCAAAAGTTTCAGGATTTGGTTTATCATCTTCTTTTAGTCTTGCACAAAAATCTTCTGCAGCCCAAAATGAATCAAATCCTTCTATCTGGTATGCTCCGGAAGTTCTGGAGGAACAAGATCAGGCAGATGATATCAAATCCAAATACACTGAAAAAGCTGATGTGTACAGCTTTGGAATGATATGCTTCCAACTTTTAACTGGTAAAGTACCTTTTGAAGATGGCCATCTGCAAGGAGATAAAGTGAGTCACAACATAAGGACTGGAGAGAGACCATTGTTTCCATTTCAATCACCAAAATACGTAATGAGCTTGACTAAAAGATGTTGGCATTCTGATCCTACTCAACGACCAAGTTTCTCTTCAATTTGTAGGATTCTCCGATACATCAAGCGTTTTTTATTGATGAATCCTGACCACAGCCAACCAGAAGCTCCAATGCCAGTGGTAGATTACACTGAAATAGATGCAAAGCTTCGACAAACCTATGCCTACTGGGAAAGTTCAGATTTATTGCCAATATCGGATCTGCCATTTCAAATTTTCAGTTACAGAATAGTTGAGAAGGAGAAATCTGTATCAAGTCAAAGAGAAACTTCTGAATCAGGAAGTGATGTCACTTCAACAGCTGGAGATGACAACTTGATATTGGACGAATCATTTTCACCTGTAATCGAGAGGAGGACCGTCATTTCCCCAGATAGTCTTGCACCTAGGCCTAAGAGAATTTCATCACTGAAGAAGATTCCAGATCTGAAACAGAGCAAAAGTCCAG GAACGCCCAAATCACGGTCAGTGAGACCTCCAAAAACAACATCAGCAGGACGCGCTCTGAGGATGAATTCTGAAAGGGTGATGAGTCCAAGACCACGTAGATCATCTGGCCATGTATCCGATTCTGAGCTCTGCTAG